DNA from Nymphaea colorata isolate Beijing-Zhang1983 chromosome 4, ASM883128v2, whole genome shotgun sequence:
TTTCGTTTAGAAACATTTGGTGTATCACTGATGGCTTCCTTAAAAACTTTTCATGTGTTGTTGATTACACTCGTATAAACTCTTTGTATGTGTTGATGACACTTTTAAAAACTCTAGTCAAGTCTTGaaaagtttttgagatattaaaataaaaaatattaaaagtttcaaatataGGTAGATATCGAACTAAAAACCCAGTAGGTATAAAGTTTACAATCAACTCCAGCCCTGATGTACAGCTTGGGTTGGCCTGGACTGGCCCGATGTCCAGCCCTATCCACAACTAAGCCCGCCTCCACCAAAGGTAGAACCTTAGTAACTTACATGTTTAAGTCGGTTGAGTGACTGGAACGATTAACCAGGCAAAAAAAAGTATGATGATTTCGATTCGAGAAATCATGGCGGCATCCGTGGCTTTCTGGCTGGCTTAAAGCAGTCGAAGGTCATTTCTGGTATGATGTCCTGCAGTCAAACAGATAATGACATGGTTGATAACTGCATGTCAAAAACCTTGCAAATAGAAATCTCATATTTATCGTTTGATCTTACATATCGAGTTTTTAACTCGAAAAGTTCAAACCATTCATTCTGCAATCCTTATAAAGTATCTGCACATTTTTACGGAACATAATGCAGTATAGATTAGGGGACATCGCCATAgaaaaataatggaagaaaggAAAGCCTGTAATGTGAGTTCTACGTTGTGGATATACACCGAGAAGTTGCCATCTATCTGGAGGCATTTGAAAAGCCTACTTCAGTGTTGCAATCTTTGACTAGTGGAAATTCAGTTTCCTACAGAAAGCATGGTGAAAGGCACACGCATAAATTTTTAGTGCATGAAAAGTATAAAATGTAGGAAAGATAACTGATCTCTTATCAGCAGTTCTACACCTCTTGATTATCCAGTAGCTTCCGAGAAAACAGGAGGGAGGACGGGAAGAGGAGGCGGGGGCGGGGGCGGGAAGGAGCTTCTAattcaatttctttcatttctccGAAGGAGTTGCGACAAACGTCCTTCCATTTTTCCTCTACATCTTTCGCAAAACCCTTCTTCACTCTTCGTATCATCGTATGGGAATAAATTGTGTGAATTATTCCAGTTGGGGGGCCAAAGTTTTCAGTATAATTCTAAAACCATCGATGCTCAGCTTTTGCCCTCTGTCCTTTGCTATCATGGCTCCTTACACTTTTGTTTCGGTAAAAATCGCACAGGCTTTTCAAGTTAAATGTGAGAcagaagaaacaaataataaaatttcAGATGTTCCTAAAGTGACGGACTTTCAACTGGGATTTTTCCTTGACGATTATCAGTAAACTGAGAAGCTTGTTTGTTAGCTATAACAAGGAAGCTCGTTTCTGGAAGTGTGACAGAAGATGAGGTGTTAAATGAATCTTCCCCTAAACGTACCGGTAAGTGAAGGAAAACAAGCAAAGCCACCAAAGCGCAGCGAAAGGCCTTTTCCGTCGTTTCTGTTTCCGTCCCCCATTTCCTCCCTCCCCCGCCTAATCAAGGGcaccgcctctctctctctctctctctctctcgctctctctctctctgtgggaGCTTCAGATTACATCTATTCCCTTTTTCTGGTATTGTCCGTGCTCGATCTCTTTGcccctttcttttcataagtCCATTCGCAGTTTCTACGGTTTCCCCTCCTCGAATTTAGTTGATTTTCTGTAAATCTAGCTGCTGGGCAGCATTTATTTTGAGGAAAAGGAGGGGTTATGGTAAAATTTGCGTTCCTGATTCTTTTTAGTGATGAAAAGTTTCAATCTCAACGAGCTTTTGGAGCTTCCGAATGTTGGTGGtgcttttcttgatttctttttcatctttttcctgTTGGTGGCGGGCTTGCCcccaaaatctctctctctctccagcctTTCATTCTTGATATGATTTTGCTGTTTCTGGTTTCCTATTCCAATCAATCCCTGCTGTCTCTCTTTTACAGATTATGTTTTCTTCAGTGTGATTACTGGAGGCGAGGTTTGTATATATGTTGTCTTATGGCCCGTAAAAAGCGGCTCCTGCAAATGACATCTTCCAGCGCCATAGCTCCCGTCACAGAGCCCCGCGACCAGGGCAGAGTTACTAGGTCACGATCCCGCGCCAATGCTGCAGATGTGCATACCGAGCCATGCTCTTTGCCCGACATCTTCAAACCTAGGAAGAAGGGTCGTGGGGGGGCAGTCGTTGCTGCTTCGCCATCCCCAAGTGCGAAAGGAACTGAGGAAGGTAAGAAATAGAAGGtcatttaagaaattaaaatgttGCTGCACCCAAGTTCGTTCCGGGGTCACTGGTACGCAGAACTCATGCTGTAACTGCTATTTCCCTGTCAGATGGTGAGCAGTCTTGTGGTCCAACTGAGGAAGAAGCTGGTGGTGATGACGATAATGGTGCTATTGTGGTGGCGGATGATCCTAGCGATCGCGATGTTGTTGTGATGGCGGATGATCATGGCGACTATAATGTTACGAGCAACACCACCTGTGATGGCAATAACAGTAACCCTTGTGGGGGCAAGGATAATGTCGGAACTTCCTTGACCGGTCCCGGCGCCTCACAAGAATCTTTAGAAACGATTCAAACGGTAACGCCTTGGTTTCTTCTCTGTCTAGCATCGGAGCGAATAGGCACTTAGTGGCATTTTGATGCTCTGGACCATGTCAATGAATAAAAATGCAACGCAAAATATGATTATTTTCTTTATCTGCATTTACGTCTGCCGTGAACTGTTCAGTTTGGGTTCTAATGATAGGCGAATCACCTCTATTATTAGACCTGGGCCCCTGGAGTCCAGCTAGATGGAGTACTGCTGACCGCCTACAAAAGAAACCCACCTCCTATGGTTTTTCTGCCGCAGTGCTTCATTGTTGAGTGAGATAAACAAGTGTTTTCTGGTCATTGCTTCCAATTGCTGGCTACTGCAAGGATCATGCCAACGAGGGACTGTCTACCCTCTTCAATCCACCCTTTGCTTTCTATTTTTACCGCCATCAACGTGTCTTTATCATTTTGCTTGAATGATTTGAACAAAGATCGAAAGAAATGGTCAGTGTTTTTTATTACTACACGCTTTGATTGGCAAATAGTGCTTATTCTTAGGTTCTTGTTCTTTGATCACACAAATATAAGGTGAATGACGTTAATATCTTAAAATGCTTGGAATGAAGGTGTTGGTTCATCATTTGTTGGTTCATTCTCGATAGCAGACTATAGTTTTCTGATTCGGCTCTGCTTTATCTTCATTGGAAGTCCTTGTTCATGGTTGTTTCGGTTGTTTGCTATTTGTGGTAttgcttataagttataacctAAAAGCTGAAGCTATGTGTTAAAATAGGCAGTCTAACAAAGCTCAGCTAGACAGTACGACTGAAAAATAAATTGTGTTTCGTGTACTTCTCCtctgtttttatttcttttctttttttcttaatcatctaCTTCTTGCCTATTGGATCTTCCTCCTGCACTCTTTGTAGGCATCATTCTCAAGATTATTAGTTAGAAGACATGTTTTTTCCTCATCTTTTATTACATCTTGTAATTGAATTAAGGGCCTGTCACTGTAACTTATAAATTCAATTACCATTAGCCAAAGCTCTTCTCACATGCCAACTTCTCATGTGTTCTTTCTCTGTAACCATAGGTAGTTAATCATGAAggatgtgtatgacaaaaagtGTGCCTCCTTGGTCATCTTAGATTTGTGCTACTTTATTGAGTTGTAGATACGGGAGGATAATTCTTGCTTTACTAAAAAGGAGGAGGGGATGATGTAAgaataattttcatttctttactCTTTCTTGCTTGCTATTTCATCCAATGATACTACATGAAGACTTGAACATGTAAATGATTTTACATGGTCAGATTTcctttatttattaaaaaatttttagaCTTTGAACCCAACAGTTGAGTTTCACAATATTGACACTCAATTGGCTAAGCGGTTATTTTAAGAAGCTGAAAATGTCTGCTTAGAGCAACAAACAATTAGAATGATGAATAAactttttttgacaaaatgTTCTTACTATTTTTAGCTGTCATTGAGGGTGAGtataatattcatattttcTAGCTTCCCATGGTAAAATCAAGATCAAGAGAAGGTTTCCGaatcgtgttttttttttattgtaacaaGAGTGGATGTTCTTCTTAATTGTCTTtcctatttcattttttgtctgaAAATATGAAAGTCTTCgtctttcttttaataatatatCAATTTACTATTATTAGCGAACTTTATGGGTTATGTTTGTGCACTTACCAAAAGCAGTCATCATTGGATATTTTGCCCTGAGAATTGTATTCACGCCTAATCGCCCATAGAAATGTGATTTGAGTAAGTTGATTGACTAGGAgccatttcatatttttgaaacaaGAGAATGGCTTTTGAGCCCTTCCATTAACCTACTTCTGCCATGTACTCTGATGAATCATTAACAGTTAAGTTGTGTCTGTCTTCTCCATTCATACACAGTGGGCAGTCTGAGCTCCAACGTTTAAGGCATGGTTTCCAAATTAGACAGAACAGGTGTTTCAGGAGTGGTTTTTTTCAGATATCAACTGTTGTTTGGTGTTAAATATACAAAAGGAAAGCACgtgaatttaaaaaagagaagatttttggtgattgattttcatttctgccaatgttgtaaaaagcgtatcgtaaggcgtatcggtcgggctttaagatacgccgtatcgtaacgtatcgtaacgtatcgtaaccgtatcgtaaatttttaaaaaataataataataaatcagaaaaaatttaaaaaaaaatcaaaaaattcataaaaaatcagaaaaaattaaaaataataaattcttcatagaaaacatggtttagtcttttagataatgatagacttattattttgctaaatgctataaacttacacgttcacggttcatcattcatacttcatagacatcaaaattcataacaatatcattctttttcatctttatcttcatggtttaaaaaaaaaccatttcctctcaatgggaatcagccacccatgcacaaatccatggtttaatagatgatttcacggtgacaatcgatgatttcacaatggaaatcgatgatttcacaatggaaatcaatgatttccctctaaaacggtacaatctatagattagaaatgaggaaggggtgggtttttataaaaaaaactcgaaaaaatggggttcaagtctcctttttagaaatcagcccgtatcgtacgatacgggctgtatcgcaccgtatcgcacgtatcgtacgatacatgtacgatacacccccatttgcgatacagggggtgtatcgtatcgtattttgcaaacgatacgatacgtatcgtacgatacggccccgtatcgtacgatacatacaacACTGATTTCTGCAGTTCATCCTTGATTTAATTGGACGATGCATAGATGGTTCCTTGAAGAATGACCATAGAGATTGTATCCATAACCTTCTAAAATCAATAAGGAGCtgtaaaagatgaaaaaaatgcaaaacataaAATTGGCCACCTCCATACATATTGGATGCATCATATCCTGCCATCTAGAAATTCTGAAGTATGGATAGCTGTCCAGCACATCACGGTTGTCTGTGCAACTTTTTTACTGCAAATCTAACAATATGAATGTAATTTACATGCTCAAAAATCtttgaagaaaaagattatGCATTCTTGATACATAGTTTGGATAAACTGTAACGGCTTAAAAACCAAGGGTGTGaatttttaacatataaaaCCTGGTTTATACTTTATAATGAAAAGGATGGCTTCCTTAATTACCATGTTCTTGGACATATATTCAAATATCCATTTATATCGTTAAATTTATCTTAACATACTCATTTATTATACACATATAGACAGACATAATCAGGAATGTTTCTCTGATTCTACAGCACTGGTTTTCTTGTCCCTTGGCTTGATAACACTTTTTTCATAGTCTTTGCATCTTTTAGTGCTCTTATCTCCACTTGAAAGTGTCGGTCTAGATTCATGATTGAGTAGCCCTTTGGCAGACTTTGCAGGAGGTGGCTAATGTCATGTCTGCTATCACTACCTTATTGGAAGAAGTTCAACCTACATCCCACTCATCTCCGATGGAGGCACTCTCTTCACCCAGCAGCTTGCAGGAATATTCTAAAGGTTTAGTTAGAacttccaattttatcggatatCTCTGAAGAGACCAGGTTTAGTTATAACTGTATTATCATGCCTCTGATGTGTATTTCCCTTGTTTATGTTctgagtttcattttttcttttaaaagattCTGCTGATCATTCACGAAGAAAACGAGGCCCTACTCGAGCTTTGGATGTACTTTTGCTGCCAAAGGgtgaaaaaattaaagttatGAACAATGAGCTTGGGCAGGCAATTGGGAACAATGCAAACAAACTCTCAAGTTTCATGGGCACAATAGCCCGTAATGGATGTATTGCACCTCTTACTTACAAAGATTGGAGAATGATGCCACAAATATACAAGGATAAAATGTGGAACTGTATTCTGGTATgtgaattcttattttttgttttaaactttctttttttcttgtgaacGTATGCAAATATGCATCATCAGGAGTCTAAAACATGCAGGAAAAATTTGACATCGACAAATGTATGAGGCGTTGGGTCATGATGTCTTTGTCAACAAAGTGGAAAAAATGGAAGTCTAGTCTTAAGAAGGAGCACTATGATGCCCACGAAACTGATGAGGAGCGCCTAGAAGACTGTGATGAACGGGTTTTGCCAGACCAATGGACAGAACTTGTGCGCTTTTGGAGCTCTGAGGAGGGAACAGTATGTACTATGTAGTGAGATTCTGGGAATACTGGTCTGAACTATTAGATTTTTGTTTAATATCTCACATGCTCAAGTTTATGCTTTGTGTTTGATTCATGTAGAAATTGTGTGAAAGAAACAAAGCTAATCGGGAAAAATTAACTTGCATTCATACAATGGGTACAAAGAGCTTTGCACGTTTACGTGAAGAGGAGGTAAACTATCTCATTTTAATTTACCGTGCATGTTATGTTATTTCTTGAAGTTAAATTGTCTAAACAAAACTATTTCCACCCTTTGTTTAATGAGGGCAGAAAGCTCGGACATCAGATGGGTTAGAGCCTAGTAGAGTCGAGTTCTTCATAAAGACCCATCAGAAGAAGAGTGGTCAACCGGTGGATGATAAAGCAAGTAAAATAATTGTAAGTTCTTACACTACGTGAGATTGTTGATTCCCGTTTGCTAGTCATGAATTGAGTTTGGTGCAGTTATTAGCTAAAACTTGTGTTCCTGTGCAGGCAGAGTTCAACAGACTGTTGTCTGAACTTCCAGAGGAATCACAAGACAAGACAACTAAAGATAATATTTTTGCTCAAGTCATGGGAAGAGATCAACATGGGCGTGTGCGAACATATGGGCTGGGTCCTGTCCCATCTGATTTTTATGGTCCAAACTCAAGCCATGCTGAATCGACTGCAAGATCTGAAAGGAGAGCAGCAGTCACAGAACAAAAGATAAGTGATCTGAAAAAACGGATTGAAGAAATGCAGCAAGAGAACCAGAATTTGCAGGAAGAGAACCAGCAGTTACgccaagagaaagaaaaaacaaaacaagcggAAGAAAGAAGTACTTTAGAAAAGCAGTTGGAAGAGATGTGGCAAGAAAGCGTACAGTTGCTGCTTGGCAATGATAAATTGAAAGAGGCAGAACAAAAGATAAGTAATCTACAAAGGCAGATGGAAGAAACATTGCAAGAAAACCAACAGTTGCGGCAGGAGAATGAAAAGATGACAAAACAGATAAAGAAGATGATGGATATCTTGACGAATGTCCTGTAAGAGTAAGACGGTCCTTGTATTGAAAAGTGGAATTGCTACATATGTGCAAATGTGGAGTCAAATTACCAAGCGTAGTTGTCTAGACGGGAACTGTTTCAGTTACTGAAGGCATTGCCAGCCAAacattgctatatatatatatacaattgaACGGTGCCCGCTAAAATAGTATTAATTTTCTGTTCATCACATTTATGATTTCTTACGAGAAAA
Protein-coding regions in this window:
- the LOC116252671 gene encoding uncharacterized protein LOC116252671, which gives rise to MARKKRLLQMTSSSAIAPVTEPRDQGRVTRSRSRANAADVHTEPCSLPDIFKPRKKGRGGAVVAASPSPSAKGTEEDGEQSCGPTEEEAGGDDDNGAIVVADDPSDRDVVVMADDHGDYNVTSNTTCDGNNSNPCGGKDNVGTSLTGPGASQESLETIQTTLQEVANVMSAITTLLEEVQPTSHSSPMEALSSPSSLQEYSKDSADHSRRKRGPTRALDVLLLPKGEKIKVMNNELGQAIGNNANKLSSFMGTIARNGCIAPLTYKDWRMMPQIYKDKMWNCILEKFDIDKCMRRWVMMSLSTKWKKWKSSLKKEHYDAHETDEERLEDCDERVLPDQWTELVRFWSSEEGTKLCERNKANREKLTCIHTMGTKSFARLREEEKARTSDGLEPSRVEFFIKTHQKKSGQPVDDKASKIIAEFNRLLSELPEESQDKTTKDNIFAQVMGRDQHGRVRTYGLGPVPSDFYGPNSSHAESTARSERRAAVTEQKISDLKKRIEEMQQENQNLQEENQQLRQEKEKTKQAEERSTLEKQLEEMWQESVQLLLGNDKLKEAEQKISNLQRQMEETLQENQQLRQENEKMTKQIKKMMDILTNVL